The Cherax quadricarinatus isolate ZL_2023a chromosome 78, ASM3850222v1, whole genome shotgun sequence genome contains a region encoding:
- the LOC128701591 gene encoding transmembrane protein 120 homolog: protein MEHNAIDACIEEWETLSNEYRALEKIHKEYREKLEDLTQLQQKCIKGIAHQRYRISIIKQSLKKLNHKDDPDNRERNQLLQTDLIRRKAQLYDMENNIPKPNGLYLKIILGNINVSILNKEEKYRYKDEYEKFKLVINLVAFAISTFNILTNIRTADLIHMFLLVWYYCTLTIRESILKVNGSRIKGWWRAHHFISTILSGILLIWPNGETYYAFRKQFMLFNMYISFVQYLLFMYQRGCLYRLKALGESHNMDITVEGFHHWMWRGLGFIIPFLLIGYLWELYNAYTLYVLSFTENAEWHVSSLAILFLILFLGNTLTTLSVIPQKIKERMKFKYRFTRLDKYIWTHKKRRVSFRNPESPQRRTPAARAASFSYKRPEAKVADETHTTFPVPQANSPDIGNEIVINEDEANCEEKKLLEMLDDVAKNIDFETVDKENNDDFNVEAVNGGNEEENVNVLARCEAAELKESFSDETKKDK from the exons ATGGAGCACAACGCCATTGACGCCTGTATAGAGGAGTGGGAGACTCTTAGCAACGAGTACAGGGcgctggag AAAATTCACAAGGAATATAGAGAGAAATTAGAAGACTTGACACAGTTGCAGCAGAAGTGCATCAAAGGGATCGCACACCAGCGTTATCGCATAAGTATAATCAAGCAATCCCTTAAAAA gttaaatcataAAGATGACCCAGACAACAGAGAGAGGAATCAACTACTACAGACTGACCTCATTCGTCGCAAGGCTCAGCTTTATGACATGGAAAATAACATTCCCAAGCCCAATGGTCTTTACCTCAAGATCATCCTTGGAAACATTAATGTTTCAATACTTAATAAAGAGGAGAA GTATCGCTATAAAGATGAGTACGAGAAGTTTAAACTTGTCATAAATCTGGTAGCTTTTGCCATCTCTACCTTCAATATCCTTACAAATATCAG GACAGCTGATCTCATTCACATGTTCCTCTTGGTGTGGTACTACTGCACCTTAACCATCAGGGAAAGCATTCTCAAG GTGAATGGTTCAAGAATCAAGGGCTGGTGGAGAGCACATCACTTCATATCAACTATTCTGTCCGGTATTTTGCTAATTTGGCCTAATGGGGAAACCTACTATGCATTCCGCAAGCAGTTCATGTTATTCAATATGTATATTA GTTTTGTACAGTacctgttgttcatgtaccagcgTGGCTGTCTCTACCGACTCAAAGCTCTTGGGGAAAGCCACAATATGGATATTACAGTTGAAGGCTTTCACCACTGGATGTGGCGTGGTCTTGGATTCATTATACCCTTTCTCTTAATAGGATATTTGTGGGAGCTTTATAATGCTTACACACTCTACGTCCTCTCCTTTACTGAAAATGCAGAATGGCAC GTATCATCACTGgctattctattcctcatcctgtTTCTGGGAAACACCCTCACTACCTTATCAGTCATCCCTCAGAAGATCAAGGAACGTATGAAATTCAAGTATCGCTTCACTCGCCTTGATAAGTATATCTGGACCCACAAAAAAAGACGGGTGTCTTTCAG GAATCCTGAGTCCCCTCAGCGACGTACTCCAGCTGCAAGAGCTGCTTCTTTCTCCTACAAGAGGCCAGAGGCCAAAGTTGCTGAtgaaacccacaccacctttcctGTGCCACAG GCAAACTCTCCAGATATTGGAAATGAAATAGTGATAAATGAAGACGAGGCAAATTGTGAAGAAAAAAAATTACTAGAGATGCTAGATGATGTCGCAAAAAATATTGACTTTGAGACAGTTGACAAAGAAAACAACGACGATTTTAATGTCGAAGCTGTAAATGGAGGAAATGAAGAGGAAAATGTTAATGTGCTTGCCAGATGTGAAGCTGCTGAACTAAAAGAAAGTTTCTCTGATGAAACAAAGAAGGACAAATAA